Proteins encoded within one genomic window of Burkholderiaceae bacterium:
- a CDS encoding Twin-arginine translocation protein TatB has protein sequence MIDIGVTKLIIIGGIALIVIGPERLPVVARTVGTLLGRAQRYVADVKAEVSRSMDLSELSKMKTTVEEAARDVEQSIRAGASEFDKQVSGAAGDAGATDALETVNYPQYRHPRKKWRVKRGAIPQWYKSRSGVRTKALSGAARVARYRPKLFE, from the coding sequence GTGATCGACATCGGCGTCACCAAGCTCATCATCATCGGCGGCATCGCGCTGATCGTGATCGGCCCGGAGCGGCTGCCGGTGGTCGCACGCACCGTCGGCACGCTGCTCGGCCGGGCCCAGCGCTACGTGGCCGACGTGAAGGCCGAGGTCAGCCGCTCGATGGACCTCAGCGAGCTGAGCAAGATGAAAACCACGGTCGAGGAGGCGGCACGCGACGTCGAGCAGTCGATTCGCGCAGGCGCCTCCGAGTTCGACAAGCAGGTGTCGGGTGCGGCCGGTGATGCCGGCGCGACGGATGCGCTGGAGACGGTCAACTACCCGCAGTACCGCCACCCGCGCAAGAAATGGCGCGTCAAGCGCGGAGCGATCCCGCAGTGGTACAAGTCGCGGTCCGGCGTGCGCACCAAGGCGCTGTCCGGCGCGGCGCGGGTCGCGCGCTACCGGCCGAAGCTATTCGAATAG
- a CDS encoding Phosphoribosyl-ATP pyrophosphatase has product MSSTDTLERLATVIEGRRPERGGDPETSYVARLLARGPDAFLKKIGEEATEVVMAAKDAEHGGDAARIVAEVADLWFHSMIALAYYGLSPKDVVAELARREGMGGIEEKALRKAERREHEARADRREGGSP; this is encoded by the coding sequence ATGAGTTCGACCGATACGTTGGAGCGCTTGGCTACCGTGATCGAGGGGCGCCGGCCCGAGCGCGGCGGCGACCCCGAAACCAGCTACGTCGCGCGACTGCTCGCGCGCGGGCCGGATGCTTTCCTGAAAAAAATCGGCGAAGAGGCGACCGAGGTCGTGATGGCGGCGAAGGACGCCGAGCACGGTGGCGACGCCGCCCGGATCGTCGCGGAAGTGGCCGATCTGTGGTTTCACAGCATGATCGCGCTGGCGTACTACGGGCTGTCGCCAAAGGACGTGGTCGCCGAGCTCGCGCGCCGCGAAGGAATGGGCGGCATCGAGGAAAAGGCGCTGCGCAAGGCCGAGCGGCGCGAACACGAGGCGCGCGCCGACCGGCGCGAAGGAGGATCGCCATGA
- a CDS encoding Nif3-like dinuclear metal center hexameric protein has protein sequence MVERNLLHAAFDTLLEPSRFADYGPNGLQVEGRAKIGKIVSGVTASRALIEAAVAAGADAVFVHHGLFWRGQNGTVTGWLRQRLALLLGADINLFAYHLPLDAHPVLGNNAQLGRVLGLEASDGPAGRFGEQGLGFLGRREDGGAFAGGQALAAHLQERLNHSVVLVDAAPGAIERVAWCTGGAQGYFEAAIAAGAQAFITGEISEPQANVARECGVAYLACGHHASERYGAPAVAAHVAAQFGLAHEFIDIDNPA, from the coding sequence ATGGTTGAACGAAATCTGCTGCACGCTGCCTTCGATACGCTGCTCGAGCCGTCGCGCTTCGCCGACTACGGCCCGAACGGGCTGCAGGTCGAGGGGCGAGCGAAGATCGGGAAGATCGTCTCCGGCGTCACCGCGAGCCGTGCGCTGATCGAGGCGGCGGTCGCCGCCGGCGCCGACGCGGTTTTCGTGCACCACGGGCTGTTCTGGCGCGGTCAGAACGGCACGGTGACCGGCTGGCTCCGGCAGCGGCTCGCGCTGCTGCTCGGGGCCGACATCAACCTGTTCGCGTACCACCTGCCGTTGGACGCGCACCCGGTGCTGGGCAACAACGCGCAGCTCGGCCGCGTGCTCGGGCTTGAGGCGTCGGACGGCCCCGCGGGCCGCTTCGGCGAGCAGGGCCTGGGCTTTCTCGGGCGGCGCGAGGACGGCGGCGCGTTTGCCGGCGGGCAGGCGCTGGCGGCGCATCTGCAGGAGCGATTGAATCACTCAGTCGTGCTGGTCGACGCTGCGCCGGGTGCTATTGAAAGAGTAGCGTGGTGCACCGGCGGCGCGCAGGGCTACTTTGAGGCGGCGATCGCCGCCGGCGCGCAGGCCTTCATCACCGGCGAGATTTCCGAGCCGCAGGCGAACGTAGCGCGCGAATGTGGGGTCGCTTACCTCGCCTGCGGCCACCATGCGAGCGAACGCTACGGCGCGCCCGCGGTCGCGGCACATGTGGCGGCGCAGTTCGGCCTGGCGCACGAATTCATCGATATCGACAACCCGGCATGA
- a CDS encoding Putative transmembrane protein: protein MTEVIDVEPAGSDKAESLKTIGWVSYILHLVVAIAAVVPGAQVSLGLLIVALVIDLVKRDDAAGTWQASHFSWRIRSVIGAGVLYLLTLPLWLLFLVPGWIAWCVISIWFLYRIVRGMVAMNDGRAVSNSQ from the coding sequence ATGACCGAAGTCATCGACGTCGAACCGGCGGGCAGCGACAAGGCCGAGTCGCTGAAGACGATAGGCTGGGTCAGCTACATCCTGCACCTGGTGGTCGCGATCGCGGCCGTCGTGCCGGGCGCGCAGGTCAGCCTGGGCCTGTTGATCGTGGCGCTGGTGATCGACCTGGTCAAGCGGGACGACGCGGCCGGCACCTGGCAGGCAAGCCATTTTTCCTGGCGCATCCGCTCGGTGATCGGCGCCGGCGTGCTGTACCTGCTGACGCTGCCGCTGTGGTTGCTGTTCCTTGTGCCGGGCTGGATCGCCTGGTGCGTGATATCGATCTGGTTCCTGTATCGCATCGTGCGCGGCATGGTCGCGATGAATGATGGCCGCGCGGTGAGCAACTCACAATGA
- a CDS encoding Phosphoribosylformimino-5-aminoimidazole carboxamide ribotide isomerase — protein MLLIPAIDLKDGHCVRLKQGDMDQSTTFSEDPVAVARGWVDQGARRLHLVDLNGAFAGKPKNEAAIRGILREVGSQVDVQLGGGIRDLDTIERYLDAGLRYIIIGTAAVKNPGFLQDACTAFGGHIIVGLDAKDGKVATDGWSKLTGHEVVDLARKFEDYGVESFVYTDIGRDGMLSGINIDATVRLAQALSVPVIASGGLAGIADIERLCEVEDQGIEGVICGRAIYSGELDFARALAVVDGSGD, from the coding sequence ATGCTGCTGATTCCCGCCATCGATCTCAAGGACGGCCATTGCGTGCGCCTGAAACAGGGCGACATGGACCAGTCCACCACGTTTTCCGAAGACCCGGTCGCCGTCGCGCGCGGCTGGGTCGACCAGGGCGCGCGCCGCCTGCACCTGGTGGATCTGAACGGCGCGTTCGCCGGCAAGCCGAAGAACGAGGCGGCGATCCGCGGCATCCTGCGCGAGGTCGGCTCCCAAGTCGACGTGCAGCTGGGCGGCGGCATCCGTGACCTGGACACGATCGAGCGGTATCTGGACGCCGGGCTGCGCTACATCATCATCGGCACCGCCGCGGTGAAGAATCCCGGCTTCCTGCAGGACGCCTGCACCGCGTTCGGCGGCCACATCATCGTCGGGCTGGACGCGAAGGACGGCAAGGTCGCGACCGACGGCTGGAGCAAGCTGACCGGCCACGAGGTGGTCGACCTGGCGCGCAAGTTCGAGGACTACGGCGTCGAGTCGTTCGTTTACACCGACATCGGCCGCGACGGCATGCTGTCGGGCATCAACATCGACGCCACGGTGCGGCTCGCGCAGGCTTTGAGCGTCCCCGTGATCGCCTCCGGCGGCCTGGCCGGCATCGCCGACATCGAGCGGCTGTGCGAGGTCGAGGACCAGGGTATCGAGGGCGTGATCTGCGGGCGCGCGATCTACAGCGGCGAGCTCGACTTCGCGCGCGCGCTGGCGGTGGTCGACGGCTCCGGCGATTGA
- a CDS encoding 4-hydroxythreonine-4-phosphate dehydrogenase, which produces MNAAAPTGAPRAANEPAPAAAPKRPLVITMGDAAGIGPEIIAKAFRDAPDLVCGCVVAGDVATLRRAAACIAAPGQPPLPVAQFDAAAEALEALPRCIPVLQVAPPFAQPVPFGQLSAPAGRFAADCVRWAARAALRGEIAALVTAPLHKEALAAAGVGYPGHTELLQAEAAAHAGVPVAAMPVRMLLANEELRTVLVSIHLSLRAAIDAVTCDNVLQTLRITHRCMRGPADDGRRGNPCIAVAGLNPHAGEGGLFGREEIDVIAPAIAAARAEGIDAHGPFAPDTVFMRARASQGQPGAFDVVVAMYHDQGLIPVKYLGVEHGVNVTLGLPLVRTSPDHGTAFGIAGSGRASAASLLAAIRVARQLCE; this is translated from the coding sequence ATGAATGCAGCAGCGCCCACCGGCGCGCCGCGCGCCGCGAACGAACCCGCGCCGGCCGCAGCGCCGAAGCGGCCACTGGTGATCACGATGGGCGATGCGGCCGGCATCGGCCCGGAAATCATCGCGAAGGCGTTCCGCGATGCGCCGGATCTCGTGTGCGGCTGCGTCGTCGCCGGCGATGTCGCGACGCTGCGTCGCGCGGCCGCGTGCATCGCCGCGCCGGGGCAGCCGCCGTTGCCGGTCGCGCAGTTCGATGCGGCGGCCGAGGCGTTGGAAGCACTGCCGCGCTGCATCCCGGTGCTGCAGGTGGCGCCACCGTTTGCGCAGCCGGTTCCGTTCGGGCAGCTGAGCGCGCCGGCCGGCCGGTTCGCCGCCGACTGCGTGCGCTGGGCGGCACGCGCGGCGCTGCGCGGCGAGATTGCGGCCCTCGTCACCGCGCCGCTGCACAAGGAGGCGCTGGCCGCGGCCGGTGTCGGCTATCCGGGCCACACCGAACTGCTGCAGGCCGAGGCGGCGGCGCATGCCGGCGTGCCGGTGGCGGCGATGCCGGTGCGCATGTTGCTGGCGAACGAAGAGCTGCGCACCGTGCTGGTCAGCATCCATTTGTCGCTGCGCGCCGCGATCGACGCGGTGACCTGCGACAACGTGCTGCAGACGCTGCGCATCACGCACCGTTGCATGCGCGGACCGGCTGACGACGGGCGCCGTGGTAATCCGTGCATCGCCGTCGCAGGGCTGAACCCGCATGCCGGCGAGGGCGGGCTATTCGGCCGCGAGGAGATCGACGTGATCGCGCCGGCGATCGCCGCGGCGCGCGCCGAGGGCATCGACGCGCACGGCCCATTCGCGCCGGACACGGTGTTCATGCGCGCGCGCGCTAGCCAAGGGCAGCCGGGCGCGTTCGACGTGGTGGTCGCGATGTACCACGACCAGGGCCTGATTCCGGTGAAATACCTCGGCGTCGAGCACGGCGTGAACGTCACGCTCGGCCTGCCGCTGGTGCGCACCAGCCCGGACCATGGCACCGCGTTCGGCATCGCCGGCAGCGGCCGCGCCAGTGCCGCGAGCCTGCTAGCGGCGATCCGCGTCGCGCGCCAGCTTTGCGAATGA
- a CDS encoding Phosphoribosyl-AMP cyclohydrolase: MSWLDEVNWDAQGLVPAIAQEAESGDVLMMAWMNREALQKTAELGRAVYWSRSRGKLWFKGEESGHVQQVHELRIDCDRDVVLLKVTQLGHQPGIACHTGRHSCFFSRLQDGGWQVIDPVLKDPQAIYS; this comes from the coding sequence ATGAGTTGGCTCGACGAAGTGAATTGGGACGCGCAGGGCCTGGTGCCGGCGATCGCGCAGGAGGCGGAAAGCGGCGACGTGCTGATGATGGCGTGGATGAACCGCGAGGCGCTGCAGAAGACGGCCGAGCTCGGCCGCGCGGTGTACTGGAGCCGTTCGCGCGGCAAACTGTGGTTCAAGGGCGAGGAATCGGGCCACGTGCAGCAGGTGCACGAACTGCGCATCGACTGCGACCGCGACGTGGTGCTGCTGAAGGTCACGCAGCTCGGTCACCAGCCCGGCATCGCCTGTCACACCGGTCGGCACAGCTGTTTTTTCAGCCGCTTGCAGGACGGCGGCTGGCAGGTGATCGATCCGGTCTTGAAAGATCCGCAGGCGATCTATAGCTAA
- a CDS encoding Imidazole glycerol phosphate synthase cyclase subunit, which produces MLAKRIIPCLDVTGGRVVKGVNFVELRDAGDPVEIAARYNEQGADELTFLDITATSDDRDLILPIIEAVASQVFIPLTVGGGVRTVEDVRRLLNAGADKTSFNSAAIANPQVISDASAKYGAQCIVVAIDAKRRVGEDERRHGAGWDVYSHGGRRNAGLDAVQWAAEMARCGAGEILLTSMDRDGTRAGFDLELTRAISDAVGVPVIASGGVGSLDDLADGIQIGGADAVLAASIFHYGEYTVGQAKRHLAARGIPIRL; this is translated from the coding sequence ATGCTCGCCAAACGCATCATTCCCTGCCTCGACGTGACCGGCGGCCGCGTGGTCAAGGGCGTCAACTTCGTCGAGCTGCGCGACGCCGGTGATCCGGTCGAGATCGCTGCGCGCTACAACGAGCAGGGCGCGGACGAGCTCACTTTCCTCGACATCACCGCGACCAGCGACGATCGCGACCTGATCCTGCCGATCATCGAAGCGGTGGCCTCGCAGGTGTTCATTCCGCTGACCGTCGGCGGCGGCGTGCGCACAGTCGAAGACGTGCGGCGCCTGCTGAACGCCGGCGCCGACAAGACCAGCTTCAACTCGGCCGCGATCGCGAATCCGCAGGTGATCTCGGACGCGTCGGCCAAGTACGGCGCGCAGTGCATCGTGGTCGCGATCGACGCGAAGCGCCGCGTGGGCGAAGACGAACGCCGGCATGGCGCCGGTTGGGACGTGTACAGCCACGGCGGGCGCAGGAACGCCGGGCTCGACGCGGTGCAATGGGCGGCCGAGATGGCGCGCTGCGGCGCCGGCGAAATCCTGCTGACCAGCATGGACCGCGACGGCACCAGGGCCGGATTCGACCTGGAACTGACACGCGCCATCAGCGACGCGGTCGGCGTGCCGGTGATCGCGTCGGGCGGGGTCGGCAGCCTGGACGACCTGGCCGACGGCATCCAGATCGGCGGCGCCGACGCGGTGCTGGCGGCCAGCATCTTCCATTACGGCGAGTACACGGTAGGCCAGGCCAAGCGCCATTTGGCCGCACGCGGCATCCCAATCCGCCTGTGA
- a CDS encoding Large-conductance mechanosensitive channel: protein MSMLKEFKEFAVKGNAMDLAVGVIIGAAFGKIVDSIVNDLIMPLVSKVFGGLDFSSYYIALSGQASGLTLAEAKKGGAVFAYGNFITVVLYFIILAFVIFIMVKQMNRLKKEAPPPAPAATPEDIVLLREIRDSLKK, encoded by the coding sequence GTGAGCATGCTGAAGGAATTCAAGGAGTTTGCCGTCAAGGGCAATGCGATGGACCTGGCGGTCGGCGTGATCATCGGCGCCGCGTTCGGCAAGATCGTCGATTCGATCGTGAACGACCTGATCATGCCGCTGGTCAGCAAGGTGTTCGGCGGGCTCGACTTCTCCAGCTACTACATCGCGCTGTCGGGTCAGGCGTCGGGGCTGACGCTGGCCGAGGCGAAGAAGGGCGGCGCGGTGTTCGCGTACGGCAACTTCATCACCGTGGTGCTGTACTTCATCATCCTGGCGTTCGTCATCTTCATCATGGTCAAGCAGATGAACCGGCTGAAGAAGGAGGCGCCGCCGCCGGCACCCGCTGCAACGCCCGAAGACATCGTGCTGCTGCGCGAGATCCGCGACAGCCTGAAGAAGTAG
- a CDS encoding Twin-arginine translocation protein TatC, with protein MSDPKKTEEDELAGTEQPFVQHLIELRNRLLYACYGIGIVLVGLFIYPGPSHLYDLLALPLVKALPQGSTMIAIGVISPFLVPIKVTVLTAVAVALPWILYQVWAFVAPGLYRHERRLVLPLIVASTALFYVGAAFCYFFVFGQAFPEIQRLAPHSVAITPDIESYLDFAMTMFLAFGIAFQVPVVIIILARMGVVSVKQLRSWRPYYLVAAAGVAGLVTPPDPLSMLSLLVPMYMLYEVGIWAAQFFIRFSKKPEEGAETSKEVSEV; from the coding sequence ATGTCCGATCCGAAAAAGACCGAAGAAGACGAACTCGCCGGCACCGAACAGCCGTTCGTGCAGCACCTGATCGAGCTGCGCAACCGGCTGCTGTACGCGTGCTACGGCATCGGCATCGTGCTGGTCGGCCTGTTCATCTATCCCGGCCCGTCGCACCTGTACGACCTGCTGGCGCTACCGCTGGTGAAGGCGCTGCCGCAGGGCTCGACGATGATCGCGATCGGCGTGATCTCGCCGTTCCTGGTGCCGATCAAGGTGACGGTGCTGACGGCGGTCGCGGTCGCGCTGCCGTGGATCCTGTACCAGGTCTGGGCGTTCGTCGCGCCCGGGTTGTACCGGCACGAGCGCCGACTCGTGCTGCCGCTGATCGTGGCCAGCACGGCGCTGTTCTATGTCGGCGCTGCGTTCTGCTACTTCTTCGTGTTCGGCCAGGCGTTTCCCGAGATCCAGCGGCTCGCGCCGCATTCGGTCGCGATCACGCCCGACATCGAGTCCTACCTGGACTTCGCGATGACGATGTTCCTCGCGTTCGGCATCGCGTTCCAGGTGCCGGTGGTCATCATCATCCTCGCGCGCATGGGGGTGGTCAGCGTGAAGCAGTTGCGCTCCTGGCGGCCGTACTACCTGGTCGCGGCGGCGGGCGTCGCCGGGCTGGTCACGCCGCCCGATCCGCTGTCGATGCTGTCGCTGCTGGTGCCGATGTACATGCTGTACGAAGTCGGCATCTGGGCCGCGCAGTTCTTCATCCGCTTCAGCAAGAAGCCGGAAGAGGGCGCCGAGACCTCGAAGGAAGTGTCCGAGGTCTGA
- a CDS encoding Twin-arginine translocation protein TatA has product MGISTTHLLIFLVIIILIFGTKKLKNIGTDIGSAVKGFKDGMKDSHNADPEAAPTPAQQVTDGTTTAKETIDVEAKTKG; this is encoded by the coding sequence ATGGGAATCTCAACCACACATTTGCTCATTTTTCTGGTCATCATCATCCTGATCTTCGGCACCAAGAAGCTGAAGAACATCGGCACCGACATCGGCAGCGCGGTCAAGGGCTTCAAGGACGGCATGAAGGACAGCCACAACGCGGACCCGGAAGCCGCGCCGACGCCCGCGCAGCAGGTGACCGATGGCACGACGACTGCCAAGGAAACGATCGACGTCGAAGCCAAGACCAAGGGATGA
- a CDS encoding Ubiquinol-cytochrome C reductase iron-sulfur subunit produces the protein MSDAAVDKSKRTWLITSGCVGAVGTVCTAVPFVESFEPSEQARAAGAPVEADISGIKPGTKITVAWRGKPVWIVHRTPEELAGLPKNDPELADPKSLLEPDTYTPPYAQNEWRSIKPEILVMVGICTHLGCSPSDRFTPGPGQPGLPSDWRGGWLCPCHGSIYDLAGRVYKNKPAPFNMEIPPYTFLSDTRVLIGEHHKPKA, from the coding sequence ATGAGTGACGCTGCAGTCGATAAAAGCAAGAGAACCTGGTTGATCACGTCCGGATGTGTGGGTGCCGTCGGCACCGTGTGTACCGCGGTTCCGTTCGTGGAAAGCTTCGAACCTTCGGAGCAGGCGAGGGCCGCCGGCGCGCCGGTCGAAGCCGACATCTCGGGCATCAAGCCAGGCACCAAGATCACCGTCGCGTGGCGCGGCAAGCCGGTGTGGATCGTGCACCGTACCCCCGAGGAACTGGCCGGGCTGCCGAAGAACGACCCCGAACTCGCCGACCCGAAGTCGCTGCTGGAGCCGGACACCTATACGCCGCCCTATGCGCAGAACGAGTGGCGCTCGATCAAGCCCGAGATCCTGGTGATGGTCGGCATCTGCACGCACCTGGGCTGCTCGCCGTCGGACCGCTTCACGCCGGGGCCCGGCCAACCGGGGCTGCCAAGCGACTGGCGCGGCGGCTGGCTGTGCCCCTGCCACGGGTCGATCTACGACCTCGCCGGCCGCGTCTACAAGAACAAGCCCGCGCCGTTCAACATGGAGATACCGCCGTACACGTTCCTGTCGGACACCCGGGTGCTGATCGGCGAACACCACAAGCCGAAGGCCTGA
- a CDS encoding Outer membrane stress sensor protease DegS: MKRLWLLFAQSVTVLLAAYFVVATLHPDWVRRGSLGSGAVSLIEAPAARSATAEPGSFAAAAKKAAPAVVSINSAKLAPRNLYDDDPWFKFFFGDRRGQPQVSLGSGVIVSSNGYILTNNHVVEGADEIEVALNDGRRAQAKVIGTDPDTDLAVLKIDLDRLPVITLGHSDALQVGDQVLAIGNPFGVGQTVTGGIVSALGRNHLGINTFENFIQTDAAINPGNSGGALVDVNGNLMGINTAIYSRSGGSMGIGFAIPVSTARQVLESIVKDGRVTRGWIGVEPNDLSPELAETFGLKAPKGSGALAGVIITGVLQNGPAAQAGLRPGDVIVSVEGKAIGNVSELLTTVSALKPGTPAKFGVLRQQGRTEIEITPAQRPRPQQARR; this comes from the coding sequence ATGAAACGTCTCTGGCTCCTGTTCGCGCAATCGGTGACCGTGCTGCTGGCCGCGTACTTCGTCGTGGCCACGCTGCATCCGGACTGGGTGCGCCGGGGGTCGCTGGGCAGCGGCGCGGTGTCGCTGATCGAGGCGCCGGCAGCCCGTTCGGCGACGGCGGAGCCGGGCAGCTTCGCCGCCGCGGCGAAGAAGGCCGCGCCGGCGGTGGTAAGCATCAACTCAGCCAAGCTCGCGCCGCGCAACCTGTACGACGACGACCCCTGGTTCAAGTTCTTCTTCGGCGACCGCCGCGGCCAGCCGCAGGTCAGCCTGGGCAGCGGCGTGATCGTCAGCTCGAACGGCTACATCCTGACCAACAATCACGTGGTCGAGGGCGCCGACGAGATCGAGGTCGCGCTCAACGACGGCCGACGTGCGCAGGCGAAGGTGATCGGCACCGACCCCGACACGGATCTGGCGGTGCTGAAGATCGACCTGGATCGGCTGCCGGTGATCACGCTCGGCCATTCCGATGCGCTGCAGGTCGGCGATCAGGTGCTGGCGATCGGCAACCCGTTCGGCGTCGGCCAGACCGTGACCGGCGGCATCGTCAGCGCGCTCGGGCGCAACCACCTGGGCATCAACACCTTCGAGAACTTCATCCAGACCGACGCGGCGATCAATCCCGGCAACTCGGGTGGCGCGCTGGTCGACGTCAACGGCAACCTGATGGGAATCAACACCGCGATCTACTCACGCTCGGGCGGCAGCATGGGCATCGGCTTCGCGATCCCGGTCTCGACCGCGCGCCAGGTGCTCGAGAGCATCGTGAAGGACGGCCGGGTCACGCGCGGCTGGATCGGCGTGGAGCCGAACGACCTGTCGCCGGAACTGGCCGAGACCTTCGGCCTGAAGGCGCCGAAGGGCAGCGGCGCGCTGGCCGGCGTGATCATCACCGGCGTGCTGCAGAACGGGCCGGCAGCGCAGGCGGGCCTGCGGCCGGGCGACGTGATCGTCAGCGTCGAAGGCAAGGCCATCGGCAACGTCAGCGAACTGCTCACCACGGTGTCGGCACTGAAACCGGGCACGCCCGCGAAGTTCGGCGTGCTGCGTCAGCAGGGGCGCACGGAAATCGAAATCACGCCCGCGCAGCGCCCGCGGCCGCAACAGGCGCGGCGCTGA
- a CDS encoding Ubiquinol-cytochrome C reductase, cytochrome B subunit: MAQLKEVSPNASAGTKLLNWIDNRFPLSKLFKEHMSEYYAPKNFNWWYIFGSLALFVLVIQIVTGIFLTMNYKADSRLAFASVEYIMRDVSWGWLIRYIHSTGASAFFVVVYLHMFRGLLYGSYRKPRELVWIFGCAIFLCLMAEAFMGYLLPWGQMSYWGAQVIINLFSAIPFVGPDLSLWIRGDYVVGDATLNRFFSFHVIAVPLVLLGLVVAHIIALHEVGSNNPDGVEIKGPDAPKDANGHPLDGVPFHPYYTVHDIFGVSLFLLVFSAIVFFAPEAGGYFLEANNFIPANPLQTPAEIAPVWYFTPFYSMLRAVTSEMMYALMACVVAAAAYAVFKSKMAAVGKTVTVIIAAIVIALMINLEAKFWGVVVMASAVLILFFLPWLDRSPAKSIRYRPGWHKWVYAVFVVYFFVLGYIGTRPPTPSLNFISQIGILYYFGFFLLMPWWSRLGEQKPVPARINYAGH; the protein is encoded by the coding sequence ATGGCCCAACTCAAGGAAGTCTCCCCGAACGCCAGCGCGGGTACGAAGCTGCTCAACTGGATCGACAACCGGTTCCCGCTCAGCAAGCTCTTCAAGGAGCACATGAGTGAGTACTACGCGCCGAAGAACTTCAACTGGTGGTACATCTTCGGCTCGCTCGCGCTGTTCGTGCTGGTGATCCAGATCGTCACCGGCATCTTCCTGACGATGAACTACAAGGCCGACTCGCGCCTCGCGTTCGCGTCGGTCGAGTACATCATGCGCGACGTGTCGTGGGGTTGGTTGATCCGCTACATCCACTCGACCGGTGCGTCGGCGTTCTTCGTCGTCGTTTACCTGCACATGTTCCGCGGCCTGCTGTACGGCTCGTACAGGAAGCCGCGCGAGCTGGTCTGGATCTTCGGCTGCGCGATCTTCCTGTGCCTGATGGCCGAGGCGTTCATGGGCTACCTGCTGCCCTGGGGCCAGATGAGCTACTGGGGCGCGCAGGTGATCATCAACCTGTTCTCGGCGATCCCGTTCGTCGGACCCGATCTGTCGTTGTGGATCCGCGGTGACTACGTGGTCGGCGACGCGACGCTGAACCGCTTCTTCAGCTTTCACGTGATCGCGGTGCCGCTGGTGCTGCTCGGCCTGGTCGTCGCGCACATCATCGCGCTGCACGAGGTCGGCTCGAACAACCCGGACGGCGTCGAGATCAAGGGCCCGGACGCGCCGAAGGACGCAAACGGGCATCCGCTCGACGGCGTGCCGTTCCATCCGTACTACACGGTGCACGACATCTTCGGTGTCAGCCTGTTCCTGCTCGTGTTCAGCGCGATCGTGTTCTTTGCGCCGGAAGCGGGGGGCTACTTCCTGGAAGCGAACAACTTCATTCCGGCCAATCCGCTGCAGACACCGGCGGAAATTGCGCCGGTCTGGTACTTCACGCCGTTCTACTCGATGCTGCGCGCCGTCACCAGCGAGATGATGTATGCGTTGATGGCCTGCGTGGTGGCAGCCGCCGCGTACGCGGTGTTCAAGTCGAAGATGGCGGCCGTGGGCAAGACGGTCACGGTGATCATCGCCGCCATCGTGATCGCGCTGATGATCAATCTCGAAGCCAAGTTCTGGGGCGTGGTGGTGATGGCCTCCGCGGTGCTGATCCTGTTCTTCCTGCCTTGGCTGGACCGCAGCCCGGCCAAGTCGATCCGCTACCGGCCGGGCTGGCACAAGTGGGTCTATGCGGTCTTCGTGGTCTACTTCTTCGTGCTCGGCTACATCGGCACCCGGCCGCCGACGCCTTCGTTGAACTTCATATCGCAGATCGGGATCCTGTATTACTTCGGCTTCTTCCTGTTGATGCCTTGGTGGAGCCGCCTGGGCGAGCAGAAACCGGTGCCGGCCCGAATCAATTACGCCGGGCACTGA
- a CDS encoding histidine triad nucleotide-binding protein, translated as MTQDPDCIFCKIAAGKIPSTKVYEDDEIFAFNDIHPWAPVHFLMVPKRHIASMAQVGPGDAALLGRMMVLAPELASKAGCEPYPEGGFRIMVNTGAQGGQEVQHLHLHVIGGPRPWRKG; from the coding sequence ATGACCCAAGATCCGGACTGCATTTTCTGCAAGATCGCCGCGGGCAAGATCCCGTCGACCAAGGTCTACGAAGACGACGAAATCTTTGCGTTCAACGACATCCACCCCTGGGCGCCGGTGCATTTCCTGATGGTCCCGAAACGGCACATCGCGTCGATGGCGCAGGTCGGACCGGGCGACGCCGCGCTGCTCGGGCGCATGATGGTGCTGGCGCCCGAACTTGCATCCAAAGCCGGCTGCGAGCCGTATCCCGAAGGTGGATTCCGGATCATGGTCAACACGGGCGCGCAGGGTGGGCAGGAGGTGCAGCACCTGCATCTGCACGTGATCGGCGGTCCGCGCCCGTGGCGCAAGGGCTGA